A single genomic interval of Longimicrobiales bacterium harbors:
- a CDS encoding FAD-binding oxidoreductase, whose product MSTTADRFIDHLTARTGTGAAAPPDLIARVRAAFAPGGFAAVLAPDSADGAAAVLAVCSAEGWPVLPIGAATWLDNRRRPSGGHDAAPASGAGRATGRGNASTGGASDDGHDAANAADAADPAASSAGPTHPPVLLSTMRLNRITEHEPADLVIGVQAGVTLEQLGGVLAAKQQWLPLDPAAAPHATIGAVVANASAGPLRAGHGTPRDMVLGIEIATGDGRLLRFGGRVVKNVAGYDGVRLTVGSRGALGLITALYLRVRGAARADRTLAVACGAGEAGARGGADLALALRDAAECDAIELLSPAAAGRTGFVNPGWHVVVRLLGSDAAVAEGLERCHRIVNGRPPGGQIDRPAAEVPSGVWELLAGLEASAGTALRFTGPATGLADAAGSLCRHAGAGAEDDWLMAAHAADGVIRLWRMSGTDETGPHDPAGWDEITARGAWTMRYDRPCDFATNGRREQRPDREALRTLTGRLRAVFDPAGIMRGPGEV is encoded by the coding sequence CGACTCTGCGGACGGCGCGGCCGCCGTGCTCGCCGTCTGCTCCGCCGAAGGCTGGCCCGTGCTCCCCATCGGCGCGGCCACCTGGCTGGACAACCGGAGGAGACCGTCGGGGGGCCATGATGCAGCCCCAGCCTCAGGGGCCGGCAGGGCCACTGGACGCGGAAATGCCAGCACCGGCGGCGCCTCCGACGACGGCCACGACGCCGCCAACGCCGCCGACGCCGCCGACCCCGCGGCTTCGAGCGCCGGGCCGACGCACCCTCCGGTCCTGCTCAGCACCATGAGGCTCAACCGCATAACCGAGCACGAGCCGGCCGACCTCGTGATTGGCGTCCAGGCGGGCGTCACGTTGGAACAGCTCGGCGGGGTACTCGCGGCGAAGCAGCAGTGGCTGCCCCTCGACCCGGCCGCAGCCCCGCACGCGACGATCGGCGCCGTCGTGGCCAACGCCTCGGCTGGCCCCCTGCGAGCCGGCCACGGCACGCCGCGCGACATGGTTCTGGGTATCGAGATAGCCACGGGCGATGGCCGGCTGCTCCGCTTCGGGGGGCGCGTGGTGAAGAACGTGGCAGGATACGATGGCGTACGGCTGACCGTGGGCAGTCGGGGCGCGCTGGGCCTGATCACGGCCCTCTACCTGCGTGTTCGGGGCGCCGCGCGCGCGGACCGGACGCTGGCAGTGGCGTGCGGTGCAGGCGAGGCGGGCGCGCGGGGTGGGGCCGATCTGGCCCTCGCGCTGCGAGATGCAGCGGAATGCGATGCGATCGAGCTGCTGTCACCGGCCGCGGCCGGGCGTACGGGTTTCGTGAACCCGGGATGGCACGTGGTCGTCCGACTGCTGGGCAGTGACGCGGCCGTCGCGGAAGGGCTCGAGCGGTGCCATCGGATCGTCAACGGTCGCCCACCGGGTGGGCAGATTGACCGGCCGGCCGCCGAGGTGCCGTCCGGGGTGTGGGAGTTGCTCGCAGGCCTCGAAGCCAGCGCCGGCACCGCGCTACGGTTCACGGGGCCGGCCACCGGGCTCGCCGATGCAGCTGGATCGCTGTGCAGGCATGCCGGGGCGGGAGCTGAGGACGACTGGCTGATGGCAGCGCATGCGGCTGACGGTGTGATCAGGTTGTGGCGGATGAGCGGTACGGATGAGACTGGTCCGCATGATCCGGCGGGATGGGACGAGATCACCGCAAGAGGCGCCTGGACCATGCGTTACGACCGTCCCTGCGACTTTGCGACCAACGGTCGCCGCGAACAGCGGCCGGACCGGGAGGCCCTGCGCACCCTCACCGGGCGACTGCGCGCGGTGTTCGATCCAGCCGGAATCATGCGCGGCCCGGGGGAGGTGTAG